The proteins below are encoded in one region of Maribacter aestuarii:
- a CDS encoding DUF4434 domain-containing protein, which yields MKITGTFIDEISHDIPHQNWGAKEWDMDFALMKKMGIDTVILIRCGYQQFLTYPSSYLIKQRNCFRPPLDLVKLYLELAEKYGMTFYFGTYDSGVYWETGDMHQEVDLNLHVVEEVYRTYGHYKSFGGWYLSLELSRRTKGAITSIVKLGDKCKAVSNGLPVLISPWIDGKKAVSTSSDQLTKEASVSLKEHEEEWDEIFRGIKNSVDIVAFQDGHVRYDDLEDYLRLNKTLADKYKLECWTNSESFDRDMPIKFLPIKWEKLLLKLKAAKRASCTKAITFEFSHFMSPQSAYKQAGHLYNRYMEHFSI from the coding sequence ATGAAGATAACAGGAACATTTATAGACGAAATCAGCCATGACATTCCCCATCAAAATTGGGGCGCAAAAGAATGGGACATGGACTTTGCCCTCATGAAAAAAATGGGGATTGATACCGTGATTTTGATACGCTGCGGATATCAACAATTTTTGACCTATCCATCTTCTTATCTTATAAAACAACGCAACTGTTTCAGACCTCCTTTAGATTTGGTCAAATTGTACCTTGAACTTGCTGAAAAATATGGTATGACCTTTTATTTTGGAACTTACGATAGCGGTGTCTATTGGGAAACCGGAGATATGCACCAAGAAGTAGACTTAAATCTTCATGTTGTGGAAGAAGTCTATAGAACTTACGGACATTATAAAAGTTTCGGAGGTTGGTATTTAAGCTTGGAACTGAGCCGAAGAACAAAAGGAGCAATAACTTCCATTGTCAAATTAGGAGACAAATGTAAAGCTGTGAGCAACGGATTGCCTGTTTTGATATCACCGTGGATAGATGGGAAAAAAGCAGTTTCGACAAGCTCAGATCAGCTTACGAAAGAAGCAAGTGTATCACTCAAAGAACATGAAGAGGAATGGGATGAAATATTCAGAGGAATTAAGAACAGCGTAGATATCGTAGCTTTCCAGGACGGTCATGTGAGATACGATGATTTAGAGGATTATTTAAGGTTAAACAAAACCTTGGCCGATAAATATAAACTGGAATGTTGGACGAACTCGGAATCCTTTGATCGCGATATGCCCATTAAATTCCTTCCCATAAAATGGGAAAAATTATTACTGAAGCTGAAAGCTGCAAAAAGAGCAAGTTGCACAAAAGCGATCACTTTTGAGTTCTCACATTTTATGAGTCCGCAATCGGCTTACAAGCAGGCAGGGCATTTGTATAACAGATATATGGAACATTTTTCTATATAG
- a CDS encoding FAD-dependent oxidoreductase, with the protein MKTIHLVLITLLFSTLGVAQNQIDIVIIGGGAGGTSAGIQAAKMGAKVQIIEATPWLGGMLTSAGVSAIDGNHQLPSGIWGEFRQKLRDHYGGAEALATGWVSHTLFEPSKGNKILQKMTEFPNLTIAFNAKYTSIEKLDDGWSVSYQQKGKTYVTTAKILIDATEIGELLPLVGADFRLGMDAKSDTGENEAPDSANQIVQDLTYVLILEDKGDTPEKKGLVKKPNDYNPQAYECACNRESGEMFGGVSSCEQMLNYGKLPNNKYMINWPNCGNDFYLNWPELTTDDRQNKLKEAKDFTQGFVYYIQNELGFKNLRVAEEFPTGDNFPMIPYDREARRIKGKVFLTVDHLEHPYDFNLYRTGIAVGDYPIDHHHDKNPEAPEIDFINIKIPSYNIPIGSLVPENVDNFLVAEKNISVSNIVNGATRLQPVVLGIGQAAGALAAIAISENKKPSEISIRKVQNTLLEYNAYLMPFIDVKIEDVAFAAMQRIGASGILKGTGIPFKWANQTWFYPEQIVSEYEWKNGLLPYFSQLENLPASGKGVTLKFVIEIMKTLNPNYQEQSLLENWESWGIKQSADGNTKLNRRTISIITDRLLNPFDKEIDWQGNIISN; encoded by the coding sequence ATGAAAACAATACATCTGGTTTTAATTACTCTTTTATTCTCGACTTTAGGCGTTGCGCAAAATCAAATTGATATTGTAATCATCGGCGGCGGTGCAGGCGGCACATCTGCGGGTATACAAGCAGCTAAAATGGGGGCTAAAGTTCAAATAATAGAAGCCACTCCATGGTTAGGCGGAATGTTGACGTCGGCAGGTGTATCGGCAATTGATGGTAATCACCAACTGCCATCGGGAATTTGGGGCGAGTTTAGACAAAAGCTCCGTGACCATTATGGCGGAGCAGAAGCCTTGGCAACGGGCTGGGTAAGTCATACGCTATTTGAGCCTTCCAAAGGAAACAAAATATTGCAGAAAATGACCGAATTTCCAAATTTGACCATTGCCTTTAACGCCAAGTACACAAGTATTGAAAAGCTAGACGACGGCTGGTCGGTTAGTTACCAGCAGAAAGGCAAAACGTATGTTACAACTGCTAAAATTCTTATCGATGCTACTGAAATTGGTGAATTGCTCCCCTTAGTAGGGGCGGATTTCAGGTTGGGTATGGATGCAAAATCAGATACTGGAGAAAATGAAGCGCCCGATAGTGCAAACCAAATTGTCCAAGACCTGACTTATGTGCTTATTTTAGAGGATAAAGGCGATACTCCAGAAAAAAAAGGATTAGTAAAAAAGCCGAACGATTACAATCCTCAAGCATATGAATGTGCTTGCAACCGAGAAAGTGGTGAAATGTTCGGTGGCGTTTCCAGTTGTGAACAAATGCTGAACTACGGTAAACTTCCAAACAATAAATACATGATAAATTGGCCCAATTGTGGGAATGATTTTTATTTGAACTGGCCAGAACTTACCACTGATGACCGGCAAAACAAATTAAAAGAAGCCAAGGATTTTACCCAAGGTTTTGTTTACTATATCCAAAATGAACTAGGTTTCAAAAACTTAAGAGTGGCTGAAGAATTTCCTACAGGCGACAACTTTCCTATGATTCCCTATGACCGAGAGGCAAGGAGGATAAAAGGGAAGGTCTTCTTAACGGTGGATCATTTAGAACATCCCTATGATTTCAACCTCTATAGAACGGGCATTGCCGTAGGGGATTACCCTATAGATCATCATCATGATAAGAATCCGGAAGCACCTGAAATCGATTTTATAAATATAAAGATCCCTAGCTATAATATTCCCATAGGTAGTTTGGTTCCAGAAAACGTAGATAACTTCCTTGTTGCTGAAAAGAATATCAGTGTTTCCAATATCGTTAATGGAGCTACACGATTACAACCCGTAGTACTAGGAATTGGTCAGGCCGCTGGTGCTTTGGCGGCCATAGCTATTTCCGAGAATAAAAAGCCTTCAGAGATATCCATTAGAAAAGTCCAGAATACGCTACTGGAATACAATGCTTACCTGATGCCCTTTATAGATGTCAAAATAGAGGATGTAGCTTTTGCAGCAATGCAGCGTATTGGCGCTAGCGGAATTCTAAAAGGAACTGGCATCCCCTTTAAATGGGCAAATCAAACTTGGTTTTATCCAGAGCAAATCGTATCCGAATACGAATGGAAAAATGGTCTCCTCCCATACTTTTCTCAATTGGAAAATTTACCTGCATCAGGAAAAGGGGTAACACTAAAATTTGTTATAGAAATTATGAAAACATTGAATCCCAACTATCAAGAACAAAGCTTACTTGAAAATTGGGAGTCTTGGGGCATTAAGCAATCTGCAGACGGGAACACCAAATTAAACCGACGAACTATCAGTATTATAACCGACAGATTATTGAATCCGTTCGACAAAGAAATTGACTGGCAAGGTAATATTATTTCAAATTAG
- a CDS encoding AGE family epimerase/isomerase, which produces MNAYAEIYKDELLNEVIPFWEKYSLDKDCGGFFTCLTQNGEVYDTDKFIWLQARQVWMFSTLYKSVQKKESWKEMAVSGADFLEKHGRDQKGNWYFSLNQSGRPLVQPYNIFSDCFAAMAFGKLYEIAPEERYKKISTNTFANILKRQHNPKGNYNKAVPGTRNLQNFALPMILCNLSLELEPLLGSDSVTEITDSVIDLVMNTFYDETSGLVLENVSDMGEFIDCFEGRLLNPGHAIEAMWFVMNLGIRKNDKALIEKAEKIMFQQLEHGWDDEHGGIFYFMDVKGYPTQQLEHDQKLWWVHLETLVALAKTYAYNQNPKAANWFKKVHDYTWEHFRDTKNGGEWFGYLNREGKVLLDLKGGKWKGCFHVPRALLEVWKTLKNTAI; this is translated from the coding sequence TTGAACGCATACGCAGAAATTTACAAGGACGAGCTTTTAAACGAGGTCATCCCCTTCTGGGAAAAATATTCGTTGGACAAGGATTGTGGAGGATTCTTTACTTGCCTTACCCAAAATGGGGAAGTGTACGATACGGATAAATTTATTTGGTTACAAGCAAGGCAAGTTTGGATGTTTTCGACTTTATACAAGTCCGTTCAAAAAAAGGAATCTTGGAAAGAAATGGCCGTCTCTGGAGCTGATTTTCTTGAAAAGCACGGTCGGGACCAAAAGGGTAATTGGTATTTTTCCTTAAATCAAAGCGGTCGGCCTTTGGTCCAACCCTATAATATCTTTTCCGATTGTTTTGCAGCAATGGCATTTGGAAAATTGTATGAAATTGCACCTGAAGAGCGGTATAAGAAAATTTCAACGAACACCTTTGCAAATATTCTAAAGAGACAGCACAATCCAAAAGGCAATTACAATAAAGCTGTCCCTGGCACTCGCAATCTTCAGAATTTTGCCTTACCCATGATTTTGTGCAATCTGTCTTTAGAGCTAGAACCACTATTAGGCTCTGATAGCGTCACAGAAATCACCGATTCTGTAATTGATTTGGTCATGAATACCTTCTATGATGAAACGAGCGGTTTAGTTCTTGAAAACGTTTCGGATATGGGGGAGTTCATAGATTGTTTCGAGGGTCGTCTCTTAAATCCGGGGCACGCCATTGAAGCCATGTGGTTTGTTATGAACCTTGGAATTCGTAAAAATGACAAAGCATTAATTGAAAAAGCGGAAAAAATCATGTTTCAGCAATTAGAACACGGTTGGGACGATGAGCACGGAGGTATTTTTTATTTTATGGACGTAAAGGGTTACCCGACCCAACAGTTGGAACACGACCAGAAACTATGGTGGGTACACTTGGAAACACTGGTAGCGCTCGCAAAAACGTATGCCTATAACCAAAACCCGAAGGCAGCCAACTGGTTTAAGAAAGTTCATGACTATACTTGGGAACATTTTAGAGATACTAAAAATGGAGGTGAATGGTTTGGCTATCTGAATAGGGAAGGGAAAGTGTTGCTAGACCTTAAGGGCGGAAAATGGAAAGGGTGTTTTCACGTTCCAAGAGCCTTATTGGAAGTTTGGAAAACTTTGAAGAATACAGCTATATGA
- a CDS encoding RidA family protein encodes MKLYSIVLLTFLIVSCNPVSNTEDKKMGESAQGSVIPKGYDPEANLAKLDVEFRDQGTPVANYVHGVQTGNLIFLAGKGPKQANGENIIGKLGVELTVEEGYAAAREVGINQLSVLKDMLGNLNRVKRIIKVKGMVNAAPDFTDQSKVINGYSDLMVAVFGENGKHARAAVGMGSLPGNMAVEVEMIVEVWE; translated from the coding sequence ATGAAATTATATTCAATAGTGTTACTTACGTTTCTTATAGTATCCTGTAACCCTGTATCCAATACTGAGGATAAAAAAATGGGAGAGTCCGCCCAGGGCTCCGTTATCCCAAAGGGTTATGATCCAGAGGCGAACCTTGCAAAGTTAGATGTGGAGTTTCGAGATCAGGGCACTCCAGTTGCCAATTATGTACATGGCGTACAAACTGGCAATTTGATTTTTTTGGCGGGGAAAGGTCCCAAACAAGCCAATGGAGAGAATATTATAGGTAAGTTAGGGGTTGAGTTGACGGTGGAGGAGGGGTACGCCGCCGCACGTGAAGTTGGAATAAATCAATTATCGGTACTCAAAGACATGCTTGGGAACCTCAACCGCGTTAAACGCATTATAAAAGTAAAGGGAATGGTAAATGCCGCTCCCGATTTTACTGACCAATCCAAAGTTATCAATGGCTATTCCGACTTAATGGTAGCGGTTTTTGGTGAAAATGGTAAGCATGCACGCGCTGCCGTTGGTATGGGCTCTTTACCCGGGAACATGGCCGTTGAGGTAGAAATGATCGTGGAGGTTTGGGAATAA
- a CDS encoding alpha-hydroxy acid oxidase codes for MSSTINTKYPSIDDLRKLAKKRVPAFAFEYLDGGCNEDVSLARNTSEIREIQLQPRYLNNYGNSSTKTKVLGMEFDAPFGIAPVGLRGLIWPNSPEILAKAAHAHNIPFILSTVATMDIERASELTEGRAWFQLYNPVEDAIRNDLLDRAEAAGCPVLVLLCDVPTFGYRPRDIRNGLALPPKMSAKNILQILGKPTWAYNTLKYGQPTFENLKPYTPEGLNLKQLGQFMDKTFSGRLNEEIIKPIRDKWKGKLVLKGVASPQDTADAIRLGFDGIIVSNHGGRQLDAAQSTIHSLEGIVANYADKIEIMMDSGLRSGPDIARAIASGAKFTFMGRAFTYGAAALGNEGGEHTIAILKRQFKQVMDQLCCERVEDLPKHLLPRQS; via the coding sequence ATGAGTTCTACTATCAATACCAAGTATCCATCCATAGATGACCTAAGAAAGCTGGCAAAAAAAAGGGTGCCCGCTTTTGCATTCGAGTATTTGGATGGAGGGTGTAACGAAGATGTAAGTCTGGCTCGGAATACTTCAGAAATAAGAGAGATACAATTACAACCTAGATATCTAAATAATTATGGGAACAGTTCTACAAAGACCAAGGTACTGGGAATGGAGTTTGATGCGCCTTTTGGAATTGCGCCCGTTGGTTTGAGAGGTTTGATTTGGCCCAATTCGCCCGAAATCCTGGCAAAGGCCGCACATGCCCACAACATACCATTTATTTTAAGCACCGTGGCCACCATGGATATTGAAAGAGCCAGCGAACTGACCGAAGGAAGGGCTTGGTTTCAATTATACAATCCGGTAGAGGATGCAATAAGAAACGATCTATTGGACAGGGCGGAAGCAGCCGGATGCCCTGTTTTGGTCTTATTATGCGATGTCCCGACCTTTGGTTATAGACCCCGTGATATTCGTAATGGCCTTGCCCTTCCACCAAAAATGTCGGCTAAGAATATTCTTCAAATCCTTGGAAAACCCACTTGGGCCTACAACACGTTGAAATACGGTCAACCCACTTTCGAAAATTTGAAGCCCTATACCCCAGAGGGGTTAAACCTAAAACAACTGGGACAGTTTATGGATAAGACTTTTTCAGGCAGGTTAAACGAGGAAATAATAAAACCTATTCGGGATAAATGGAAAGGGAAATTAGTACTGAAGGGGGTGGCATCACCACAGGATACGGCCGATGCCATACGCTTGGGTTTTGATGGCATCATCGTTTCAAATCACGGTGGCAGACAATTGGATGCCGCGCAATCCACCATACATTCCCTAGAAGGGATAGTGGCCAATTATGCCGACAAAATAGAAATCATGATGGATAGCGGACTACGTTCAGGTCCGGATATTGCCAGAGCAATCGCGAGTGGAGCTAAATTCACCTTTATGGGTAGGGCATTTACCTACGGTGCTGCCGCATTGGGAAATGAGGGAGGGGAACATACTATTGCCATCCTTAAGAGACAGTTTAAACAGGTCATGGACCAGTTGTGCTGCGAACGGGTGGAAGATCTACCTAAACACCTGCTTCCAAGGCAGTCTTAA
- a CDS encoding MFS transporter: MESSTTSPNVNANRLFYGSCFALITTAFSFAIAAGILDQLKTELELTASQAGLITSMWFLGFPISMVIGGLIYHKVGGKAIMQFAFFAHAVGILLLIFSGSYMGLLIANLLIGLGNGCTEAACNPMIADAYKGTRMSKMLNRFHMWFPGGIAVGSLLSGLMTYFGILGQDQVWLLLIPALIYAYLFYGQDWPKAKVQEAATLSSNLKALITPLFIFIGICMALTAISEFGPNQWVSLILAKSGANPYLILALTAGLMAVARYFGGDMVKKFDQTGVLLGSAILATIGIYLFSTQTGAMAYVAAIIFALGIAYFWPNMIGLVATKVPKSGALGMSIVGAVGMFSSSIFQPIIGGWIDSDRADASAQGLTGDELELVSGQATLETMTIFPAILIVLFTILYFWMKNRKSEVEVEVA, translated from the coding sequence ATGGAAAGTTCAACGACTAGCCCAAATGTAAATGCCAACAGACTATTTTACGGTAGCTGTTTTGCATTGATAACCACCGCTTTCTCCTTCGCTATTGCAGCTGGAATTTTGGATCAATTGAAAACTGAATTGGAATTAACCGCAAGTCAGGCGGGATTAATTACATCTATGTGGTTCCTAGGTTTTCCCATTTCTATGGTTATTGGTGGCCTCATTTACCATAAGGTAGGTGGTAAAGCCATTATGCAATTTGCTTTTTTCGCTCATGCTGTAGGTATATTGTTATTGATTTTCTCAGGTAGTTATATGGGTTTATTGATAGCAAATCTACTAATAGGGTTAGGTAATGGCTGTACAGAAGCAGCTTGTAATCCGATGATTGCTGATGCATACAAAGGGACAAGAATGAGTAAGATGCTGAATCGTTTTCATATGTGGTTTCCAGGCGGTATAGCTGTAGGAAGTTTGCTTTCAGGTTTAATGACTTATTTTGGAATATTAGGGCAAGATCAAGTATGGTTACTTTTAATTCCTGCTCTAATTTATGCCTATTTGTTTTATGGACAGGATTGGCCTAAAGCAAAAGTACAGGAGGCAGCAACACTAAGTAGCAATTTGAAAGCTTTGATTACCCCATTATTTATTTTTATTGGTATATGTATGGCCCTAACAGCTATTTCTGAATTCGGACCTAACCAATGGGTTAGTCTTATTCTAGCGAAAAGCGGTGCAAATCCTTATTTAATTTTGGCGCTAACTGCGGGTTTAATGGCAGTTGCCAGATATTTTGGTGGAGATATGGTAAAAAAATTCGACCAGACTGGAGTACTCCTGGGCTCTGCTATCTTAGCAACAATCGGGATTTACTTGTTCAGTACGCAAACAGGGGCTATGGCCTATGTTGCAGCTATTATATTTGCACTTGGTATTGCCTATTTTTGGCCCAATATGATTGGTTTAGTAGCCACCAAAGTGCCCAAAAGTGGTGCCTTGGGTATGTCCATTGTCGGTGCCGTTGGCATGTTCTCATCGTCAATTTTCCAACCCATCATCGGTGGGTGGATTGATTCTGATAGAGCCGACGCCTCGGCACAGGGTTTAACTGGGGATGAACTGGAATTAGTCTCTGGACAAGCAACACTAGAAACAATGACTATTTTTCCCGCAATACTGATTGTACTTTTTACTATTTTGTATTTCTGGATGAAGAATAGAAAAAGTGAGGTAGAGGTGGAAGTAGCCTAA